In a single window of the Heliangelus exortis chromosome 1, bHelExo1.hap1, whole genome shotgun sequence genome:
- the LOC139794445 gene encoding uncharacterized protein, translating into MGAGEKMGENGAMAVQKPPGRLFGALRLPSELLQGLGEGGRKRAARSEHRGIWLLRGRHHFCGKRLRLLAAEPGSGPVLGALPAAGSRRRSGRVEGDGRCWRGAEPRRPAAKAAAKASAPPGPGPGPAGRRPLRRPLWRQRPAGAHAASPGQERLPGTAGPDGGPPLAPTPVRRGPGPAEERSRPAVPPREGRALPAPEIPPPRAPRVLKWWSSPSPSPPSSRSRSLPAAPTPAEGQPPLRPGPGFRGDPAPGPRLTPPLPGRRQRRSRRAGPGRAGSGRAAPTSRPYLRRPHIAGPGPALAPPAPLPRPPALGSRPPSPRRPRGRRCGSSSTRLDEFSKKKWGI; encoded by the exons atgggtgctggggagaaGATGGGTGAGAACGGAGCCATGGCAGTTCAGAAGCCCCCCGGCAGGTTGTTCGGGGCGCTGAGGTTGCCGTCAGAGCTGCTacaggggctgggggaaggaggcaggaagCGAGCAGCACGCAG TGAACACCGTGGGATCTGGCTCCTGCGTGGGAGGCACCATTTCTGCGGGAAGAGGCTCCggctgctggcagctgagcCTGGGAGCGGGCCTGTGCTCGGGGCCCTACCTGCTGCcggcagcaggaggaggagcggGAGGGTGGAAGGGGACGGGCGCTGCTGGCGGGGCGCGGAGCCTCGCCGTCCCGCCGCAAAGGCCGCCGCGAAGGCTTCGGCCCCCCCGGGGCCTGGCCCGGGACCGGCGGGGAGGCGCCCCCTTCGCCGCCCCCTCTGGAGGCAGCGTCCCGCCGGGGCTCACGCAGCCTCCCCGGGGCAGGAGCGGCTCCCCGGGACCGCAGGCCCCGACGGCGGCCCTCCCCTCGCACCCACACCTGTGCGCCGCGGGCCCGGCCCCGCGGAGGAGCGCAGCAGGCCCGCCGTCCCGCCTCGGGAGGGGCGAGCGCTCCCTGCCCCGGAGATCCCTCCTCCCCGTGCCCCTCGGGTCCTAAAATGGTGGagctctccctccccttctcccccctcgTCCCGCTCCCGAAGTCTGCCCGCCGCCCCGACCCCGGCAGAGGGGCAACCACCCCTCCGGCCCGGCCCGGGCTTCCGCGGGGATCCGGCGCCAGGCCCGCGCCTCACCCCGCCTCTCCCGGGAAGACGGCAACGCCGCtcccgccgggccgggccgggccgggccgggtcggGCCGAGCCGCCCCCACCAGCCGCCCTTACCTGCGCCGGCCTCACATCGCCGGGCCGGGGCCAGCGCTGGCCCCCCCGGCGCCGCTACCGCGGCCccccgccctcggcagccggCCGCCGTCTCCCCGCCGCCCGCGGGGCCGCAG